The proteins below come from a single Candidatus Poribacteria bacterium genomic window:
- a CDS encoding VCBS repeat-containing protein gives MVNLAPDESIGYGNLAVAHLRLKQHEEAEVWIKRGLEVEPMDSQLHFILAEIYQSRSRATEAVAAIQEAVKLAPDDLETRYKLARHYLSQRDNPDAMDEAILHLRELRDRTPANVVVLLKLANAFLRREQVEEAKRICMELNALLWDTDEEFLKYLKQGLLLIGQGDTKGAARYIQIFENVQKRSPRYQQGIGELVTNILGHPIESFSSGFKARIKAKQTLPIRTNFVDVTQEVGLGNLNGTRSKILLTDYDNDGNLDLYTTSAVLDAESNLFRNEGRQFVRTTTVGHRGDTAAFADLDKDGDPDLYLSGDEGSTLLLNDGAGNFTEMTDFAVPASDQRSKDHGGGPSLFVDYDHDGDLDLFTTGNRVEMYRNNADGVFSDVSDQTFIPSERPGARDARLGDFDDDGDLDLLIANDGNGCTLYTNLRQGKMQALTDEIGVSQNHVFTAIAVSDYDNDGDIDLFLATDGETPHQLYRNRGDGTYAPDGRSHEETLNDAKGVHGLDAHFLDYDNDGFLDLWLIGTPKKGDGRGVFLFRNDGTGRFTDASNVLPNTIRSGGEGTVGDYDNDGDLDLFLTDSDGGVVALRNEGGNQNSWLQVKLENIDGIGAKVELKAGELYQMKYVTDPITHFGLGKEKQADVLRVVWTNGVPQNVITPKSNQLILEKQVLKGSCPFLYVYDGAGYQFVTDLLWRSPLGMVTPGGFLAAAETADYVKISGELMQPKAGVYSLQITEELWETAYFDMVKLLAVDHPAGTQIFVDEKYTPPPFPDFKIYTTKEIHHPRIALDHHGYDVSEALKAVDYRYAIEHEPGPFQGVVDPHFIVLDLEDVPDDLGLTLFLTGWIFPTDTSINLALSQNPAINPHFPYLQV, from the coding sequence TTGGTCAATTTAGCACCCGATGAATCGATCGGTTACGGCAACCTCGCCGTCGCACACCTACGCCTCAAACAGCATGAGGAAGCGGAAGTATGGATTAAGCGTGGGCTTGAAGTCGAACCGATGGATAGTCAATTACATTTTATTTTGGCGGAGATCTATCAATCGCGGAGCAGAGCCACGGAAGCGGTTGCAGCGATTCAGGAGGCGGTGAAACTTGCGCCGGATGACCTTGAAACTCGATATAAACTGGCACGTCACTATCTCAGTCAGCGGGACAACCCAGACGCAATGGATGAGGCGATTTTGCATCTGCGGGAATTGCGAGATCGAACCCCAGCGAATGTAGTGGTGTTGCTCAAGTTAGCGAACGCATTTTTACGACGAGAACAGGTTGAGGAAGCGAAGCGGATTTGCATGGAGTTGAATGCCCTGCTGTGGGATACCGATGAAGAGTTTCTCAAGTATCTGAAACAGGGACTGCTTTTGATAGGTCAAGGCGACACCAAAGGAGCCGCCCGATATATCCAGATTTTTGAGAACGTTCAAAAACGAAGTCCCCGCTACCAACAGGGAATCGGAGAGTTAGTGACGAACATCTTGGGGCATCCGATTGAGAGTTTCAGTTCCGGGTTCAAAGCAAGGATCAAAGCAAAACAGACGCTACCAATCAGAACGAACTTTGTCGATGTGACTCAGGAGGTTGGGCTTGGCAACCTGAACGGGACGCGCTCCAAAATTCTGCTGACAGACTACGATAACGACGGTAATCTCGACCTATATACCACCTCCGCTGTTTTAGACGCTGAATCCAATCTCTTTCGGAATGAAGGTAGACAATTTGTTCGCACTACTACAGTCGGACACCGCGGAGACACCGCCGCTTTTGCTGATTTAGACAAGGATGGCGACCCAGATCTGTATCTGTCCGGAGACGAGGGAAGCACTCTCCTTCTCAATGATGGAGCAGGTAACTTCACCGAGATGACGGACTTTGCTGTCCCCGCCTCAGATCAGCGTTCAAAGGACCACGGCGGAGGACCAAGCCTGTTCGTTGATTACGACCATGACGGCGATCTGGATCTTTTCACAACAGGGAACCGAGTGGAGATGTATCGCAACAATGCCGATGGCGTCTTCAGCGATGTTAGCGATCAGACGTTCATCCCATCGGAACGTCCGGGCGCACGGGACGCAAGGCTCGGTGATTTTGACGATGATGGTGATCTTGATCTGCTAATCGCAAATGATGGGAATGGCTGTACGCTCTACACCAATCTACGTCAGGGGAAGATGCAGGCGTTGACCGATGAAATAGGTGTCTCCCAAAACCACGTTTTCACAGCAATCGCGGTCAGTGACTATGACAACGATGGCGATATTGACCTGTTTCTAGCAACCGATGGCGAAACACCCCATCAGCTCTATCGAAACCGCGGCGACGGGACCTATGCCCCCGATGGGCGTTCACACGAAGAGACGCTCAACGATGCAAAAGGTGTGCACGGTTTAGATGCCCATTTCCTCGATTATGACAACGACGGTTTCTTGGATCTATGGCTTATCGGTACACCGAAAAAGGGGGATGGACGTGGCGTTTTCCTGTTTCGGAACGATGGGACAGGACGCTTCACCGATGCCTCCAATGTCTTGCCCAATACGATTCGGAGTGGAGGTGAGGGCACCGTTGGCGATTATGACAACGATGGAGATCTTGACCTGTTCCTGACCGACTCCGATGGCGGAGTGGTTGCGCTACGCAACGAGGGTGGGAACCAAAACAGTTGGCTGCAAGTGAAGCTGGAGAACATTGACGGCATCGGCGCAAAAGTGGAACTCAAGGCCGGCGAACTCTACCAAATGAAATATGTTACCGACCCGATAACACATTTCGGTCTGGGGAAAGAGAAACAGGCGGATGTACTACGGGTTGTCTGGACAAACGGCGTTCCACAAAATGTCATCACCCCCAAATCAAACCAACTCATCCTCGAAAAGCAGGTGTTGAAGGGCTCGTGCCCATTCCTCTACGTCTACGACGGTGCTGGTTATCAGTTCGTAACAGACCTCCTATGGCGCAGCCCACTTGGAATGGTTACACCGGGGGGATTTCTCGCTGCTGCTGAAACCGCAGATTACGTCAAAATTTCCGGTGAACTCATGCAGCCGAAAGCGGGTGTCTATTCGCTTCAGATTACGGAGGAGCTATGGGAGACCGCCTATTTCGATATGGTCAAGCTGCTAGCTGTAGACCACCCTGCAGGCACCCAAATCTTCGTTGATGAGAAATATACGCCACCACCGTTTCCAGACTTCAAAATCTACACCACGAAAGAGATTCATCACCCACGCATAGCACTCGATCACCATGGATACGATGTCTCCGAAGCACTCAAAGCCGTCGATTATCGCTATGCGATTGAACACGAACCGGGACCGTTCCAAGGTGTCGTTGATCCCCATTTCATCGTTCTCGATTTGGAGGACGTGCCTGATGATTTAGGACTTACTTTATTTCTCACAGGCTGGATCTTCCCAACAGATACCAGTATCAACCTTGCACTCTCACAGAATCCGGCGATTAACCCTCACTTTCCTTATCTACAGGT
- a CDS encoding cobalamin-independent methionine synthase II family protein codes for MPYKQLLPTTVIGSHAMPGWFWTAMEAEKRGEYGPTDIREVYDDAVRLAILDQKEAGLDTITDGEMRRWYFVQNFYGRMEGLIERPVLRQTGLYAYDSVPRYNIEDRVRIPAGLGIVEEFQFLKANAGEGQRIKACCPGPLTLTMHIQIRDGDPYKDRVELGWEFAEVINQELKALEAEGCTEVQLDEPSFGIIPGKLEDWVALLNRALDGVSVRKNLHICFGNLGSRPRGKRRYDWMFPALLDMNVDCLSMEFANREMIEHDIYSRFEGQFDFMAGVVDIKSFWQEPPEEVADRIRQVLQHCPPERLSISPDCGFFQLPRWLCCLKLQNLVAGTRIVRAELEGK; via the coding sequence ATGCCATACAAACAATTGCTTCCTACAACAGTAATCGGTTCCCATGCGATGCCGGGCTGGTTTTGGACAGCGATGGAGGCAGAAAAACGCGGCGAGTATGGACCGACTGACATAAGAGAGGTTTATGATGACGCTGTCCGGCTGGCAATCTTGGACCAGAAGGAGGCCGGCCTTGACACCATCACGGACGGTGAAATGCGCCGCTGGTATTTCGTACAAAACTTCTACGGACGGATGGAGGGATTAATTGAACGACCTGTCCTCCGTCAAACCGGACTGTATGCGTACGATAGCGTCCCACGTTACAATATCGAGGATCGGGTGCGTATCCCGGCTGGTTTGGGTATTGTGGAGGAATTCCAGTTCCTGAAGGCAAATGCCGGCGAAGGACAGCGAATCAAGGCGTGTTGCCCAGGTCCCTTGACATTGACCATGCACATCCAAATCCGGGATGGCGACCCGTATAAGGACCGTGTCGAACTTGGTTGGGAATTCGCTGAAGTCATCAACCAAGAATTGAAAGCCCTTGAGGCGGAAGGGTGTACTGAAGTCCAACTTGATGAACCGAGTTTCGGCATCATTCCCGGCAAACTTGAAGATTGGGTGGCACTGCTCAATCGTGCGCTTGATGGGGTCTCGGTGCGAAAGAACCTACACATCTGTTTCGGCAATTTGGGGTCACGGCCCCGTGGCAAGCGTCGGTACGACTGGATGTTCCCCGCATTGCTGGATATGAACGTCGACTGCCTGTCGATGGAGTTTGCCAACCGCGAAATGATTGAGCACGATATCTACAGCAGATTCGAGGGACAGTTCGACTTTATGGCGGGTGTCGTGGACATCAAGAGTTTTTGGCAAGAACCGCCCGAAGAGGTCGCCGACCGCATCCGCCAAGTTTTACAACACTGCCCCCCTGAACGATTGAGCATTTCGCCTGACTGTGGTTTCTTCCAACTCCCACGCTGGCTGTGCTGTCTGAAGCTGCAAAATCTCGTCGCCGGGACCCGTATCGTCCGTGCTGAACTGGAAGGCAAATAG